One Miscanthus floridulus cultivar M001 chromosome 11, ASM1932011v1, whole genome shotgun sequence DNA window includes the following coding sequences:
- the LOC136494802 gene encoding ACT domain-containing protein ACR6-like isoform X1, whose product MALMAAAAARMDDHDEYAKLVRRMNPPRVVIDNEASDDATVIRVDSVNSHGTLLAVVQVIADLNLVIQKAYFSSDGNWFMDVFNVTDRDGNKVLDASTISYIQKTLEADDWYYPEARNTVGIVPSEDYTSIELTGTDRPGLLSEVCAVLAAMGCAVQSAELWTHNTRVAAVVHVTDAKTAGAIEDAARIADISARLGNLLRGQSDVRAGGGAGAGSLALHKERRLHQMMFDDRGHAAAAQPDGAAPRTEVSVTPCAERGYTVVVVRCRDRPKLLFDTVCTITDMHYVVHHGTVSAEPGGGAYQEYYIRHVDGHAVRCDDERQRLVRCLEAAIERRTAEGLELEVRTGDRAGLLSDITRIFRENGLTIRRAEISSSGGEAVDTFYLSDPQGLPVEAKTIEAIRAQIGEATLRVKNNPFAAGDGAARKDADVAGAGTTAFIFGNLFKFYRPFQSFSLVKLYS is encoded by the exons ATGGCtctcatggcggcggcggcggcgaggatggACGACCACGACGAGTACGCCAAGCTCGTCAGGAGGATGAACCCACCCAG GGTTGTGATCGACAACGAGGCCTCCGACGACGCCACGGTGATCCGGGTAGACAGCGTCAACAGCCACGGCACGCTGCTCGCAGTCGTCCAGGTCATCGCCGacctcaacctcgtcatccagaAGGCATACTTCTCCTCCGACGGCAACTGGTTCATGGACG TGTTCAATGTCACCGACCGTGACGGCAACAAGGTTCTTGACGCCTCAACCATCTCCTACATCCAGAAG ACGCTGGAGGCGGACGACTGGTACTACCCGGAGGCGCGCAACACAGTGGGCATCGTGCCGTCGGAGGACTACACCTCCATCGAGCTCACGGGCACGGACCGGCCGGGCCTGCTCTCTGAGGTGTGCGCGGTGCTCGCCGCCATGGGCTGCGCGGTCCAGAGCGCGGAGCTGTGGACGCACAACACGCGCGTGGCCGCCGTCGTGCACGTCACGGACGCCAAGACTGCCGGCGCCATCGAGGACGCGGCCCGCATCGCCGACATCAGCGCGCGCCTGGGCAACCTGCTGCGCGGGCAGAGCGATgtgcgcgccggcggcggcgcgggcgcgggcagcCTGGCGCTCCACAAGGAGCGGCGCCTGCACCAGATGATGTTCGACGACCGAGGGCACGCCGCGGCCGCGCAGCCCGACGGCGCGGCGCCGCGGACGGAGGTGTCCGTGACGCCGTGCGCCGAGCGCGGGTACACCGTCGTGGTGGTCCGGTGCCGGGACCGGCCCAAGCTGCTGTTCGACACCGTGTGCACCATCACGGACATGCACTACGTGGTGCACCACGGCACCGTGAGCGCGGAGCCCGGTGGCGGCGCGTACCAGGAGTACTACATCCGGCACGTCGACGGCCACGCCGTGCGGTGCGACGACGAGCGGCAGCGGCTGGTGCGGTGCCTGGAGGCCGCCATCGAGCGGCGCACCGCGGAGGGGCTGGAGCTGGAGGTGCGCACGGGGGACCGCGCGGGCCTGCTCTCCGACATCACCCGCATCTTCCGGGAGAACGGGCTCACCATCCGCCGCGCCGAGATATCGTCCTCGGGCGGCGAGGCCGTCGACACGTTCTACCTGTCCGACCCGCAGGGCCTCCCCGTGGAGGCCAAGACCATCGAGGCCATCCGCGCGCAGATCGGCGAGGCCACGCTGAGGGTGAAGAACAACCCGTTCGCCGCCGGGGACGGCGCGGCCAGGAAAGACGCCGACGTCGCCGGCGCTGGCACCACGGCGTTCATCTTCGGGAACCTGTTCAAGTTCTACCGGCCGTTCCAGAGCTTCAGCCTCGTCAAGCTCTACTCGTGA
- the LOC136494802 gene encoding ACT domain-containing protein ACR4-like isoform X2 — protein sequence MDVFNVTDRDGNKVLDASTISYIQKTLEADDWYYPEARNTVGIVPSEDYTSIELTGTDRPGLLSEVCAVLAAMGCAVQSAELWTHNTRVAAVVHVTDAKTAGAIEDAARIADISARLGNLLRGQSDVRAGGGAGAGSLALHKERRLHQMMFDDRGHAAAAQPDGAAPRTEVSVTPCAERGYTVVVVRCRDRPKLLFDTVCTITDMHYVVHHGTVSAEPGGGAYQEYYIRHVDGHAVRCDDERQRLVRCLEAAIERRTAEGLELEVRTGDRAGLLSDITRIFRENGLTIRRAEISSSGGEAVDTFYLSDPQGLPVEAKTIEAIRAQIGEATLRVKNNPFAAGDGAARKDADVAGAGTTAFIFGNLFKFYRPFQSFSLVKLYS from the exons ATGGACG TGTTCAATGTCACCGACCGTGACGGCAACAAGGTTCTTGACGCCTCAACCATCTCCTACATCCAGAAG ACGCTGGAGGCGGACGACTGGTACTACCCGGAGGCGCGCAACACAGTGGGCATCGTGCCGTCGGAGGACTACACCTCCATCGAGCTCACGGGCACGGACCGGCCGGGCCTGCTCTCTGAGGTGTGCGCGGTGCTCGCCGCCATGGGCTGCGCGGTCCAGAGCGCGGAGCTGTGGACGCACAACACGCGCGTGGCCGCCGTCGTGCACGTCACGGACGCCAAGACTGCCGGCGCCATCGAGGACGCGGCCCGCATCGCCGACATCAGCGCGCGCCTGGGCAACCTGCTGCGCGGGCAGAGCGATgtgcgcgccggcggcggcgcgggcgcgggcagcCTGGCGCTCCACAAGGAGCGGCGCCTGCACCAGATGATGTTCGACGACCGAGGGCACGCCGCGGCCGCGCAGCCCGACGGCGCGGCGCCGCGGACGGAGGTGTCCGTGACGCCGTGCGCCGAGCGCGGGTACACCGTCGTGGTGGTCCGGTGCCGGGACCGGCCCAAGCTGCTGTTCGACACCGTGTGCACCATCACGGACATGCACTACGTGGTGCACCACGGCACCGTGAGCGCGGAGCCCGGTGGCGGCGCGTACCAGGAGTACTACATCCGGCACGTCGACGGCCACGCCGTGCGGTGCGACGACGAGCGGCAGCGGCTGGTGCGGTGCCTGGAGGCCGCCATCGAGCGGCGCACCGCGGAGGGGCTGGAGCTGGAGGTGCGCACGGGGGACCGCGCGGGCCTGCTCTCCGACATCACCCGCATCTTCCGGGAGAACGGGCTCACCATCCGCCGCGCCGAGATATCGTCCTCGGGCGGCGAGGCCGTCGACACGTTCTACCTGTCCGACCCGCAGGGCCTCCCCGTGGAGGCCAAGACCATCGAGGCCATCCGCGCGCAGATCGGCGAGGCCACGCTGAGGGTGAAGAACAACCCGTTCGCCGCCGGGGACGGCGCGGCCAGGAAAGACGCCGACGTCGCCGGCGCTGGCACCACGGCGTTCATCTTCGGGAACCTGTTCAAGTTCTACCGGCCGTTCCAGAGCTTCAGCCTCGTCAAGCTCTACTCGTGA
- the LOC136491785 gene encoding uncharacterized protein, with protein MAHDHAQNCKHKVIINGRPGPRIRHARGLRQGDPLSPLLFVIVMEVLNELIAVADRRGVLTPLPGNVIKFRASVYADDLVVFLAPTPQDFSCIREILQLFAGASGLQTNLDKCQVTPIRCSDEDVAVVQQVFPALARFNHSHIAWPIVCSPKDHGGLGIPDLKLLGFALRLRWEWLRRTDTSSAWALFPSRAEKNVDAMLRASVSVRLGDDAWASFWTDSWPSDGPISSFAPSPFQAVGKRRRNLTVKEVLAHRSWVQDITGAPTAPVLCDYSAALGKFVRVHLQPMVFDRFVCK; from the exons ATGGCTCACGATCATGCTCAGAACTGCAAGCACAAAGTGATCATCAATGGACGCCCTGGACCCAGAatccgccacgctcgtggactcCGCCAGGGTGACCCGTTGTCGCCTTTGCTGTTCGTAATTGTCATGGAGGTCCTCAACGAGCTGATCGCGGTGGCGGACCGTCGAGGCGTGCTCACCCCGCTGCCAGGAAACGTCATCAAGTTCAGGGCCTCAGTCTACGCGGATGACCTAGTCGTTTTCCTCGCGCCAACACCGCAAGACTTTTCCTGTATACGGGAAATCCTACAACTCTTCGCGGGCGCGTCGGGCCTCCAAACAAACTTGGACAAATGCCAAGTAACGCCAATCCGCTGCTCTGATGAGGATGTCGCTGTGGTCCAGCAGGTGTTCCCGGCCCTTGCCAGATTCAACCATTCCCAT ATTGCATGGCCCATCGTCTGCTCCCCTAAGGACCATGGTGGACTGGGCATCCCTGACCTGAAACTACTTGGGTTCGCGCTACGACTCAGGTGGGAATGGCTCAGGCGCACGGACACTTCCTCTGCCTGGGCCCTCTTTCCATCTAGGGCCGAGAAGAACGTCGATGCGATGTTGAGGGCATCAGTCAGCGTGCGTCTGGGCGACGACGCATGGGCAAGCTTCTGGACGGACTCCTGGCCCTCAGATGGCCCTATCTCGTCGTTTGCGCCAAGCCCATTCCAGGCAGTGGGGAAAAGGCGCCGGAATCTCACGGTCAAGGAGGTGCTGGCTCATCGGTCCTGGGTACAGGACATCACTGGAGCACCGACGGCACCAGTACTTTGTGACTATAGTGCTGCTTTGGGAAAATTTGTTCGCGTCCACCTCCAACCAATGGTCTTCGACCGTTTTGTTTGTAAATGA